The Taeniopygia guttata chromosome 31, bTaeGut7.mat, whole genome shotgun sequence genomic sequence GGGGGGTGGgctgtgcccccccagcccccccggCTGAGCTCGGCCCCTTTTGTCTCCCGAGGAACCCCCACGAGCCCGAGAGCAAGGAGCGGGTGGAGACCCTCAGGTGAGtcggggacaccccggggacaccctggggacacccccggggtCCCTGTGACACCCTCGGGGTCCCTGTGACACCACTGGCGTCCTTGTGGcactcctggggacacccctggggtcTCTGTGACACCCCCAGGGTCcctgtgacaccctggggacaccctcgGGGTCCCTGcgacaccctggggacaccgcTGGGGTCACTGTGACACCCCCGGGGTCCCTGTGACACTCCTGTGGATACCCCGGGGTCcttgtgacaccctggggacacccctggggtcCTTGTGACACCCCTGGGGTCCTTGTGACACCCCTGGGGGCACCCCTGGGGTCCCTGTGACACCCCCGGGCTCCCTGTGACACCCCTGGGGTCCCTGTGAcactcctggggacacccccggggtccctgtgacaccctggggacacccctggggtcCCTGTGATACCCCTCGGGGTCcctgtgacaccctggggacacccctggggtcCCTGTGACACCACTGGCATCCTTGTGGcactcctggggacacccctggggtcGCTGTGACACCCCTGGGGTCCCTGTGACACCACTGGGGATACCCCGGGGTCcttgtgacaccctggggacacccccgggtTCCCTGTGACACCCTCGGGGTCCCTGTGACaccctgggggtccctgtgacACCCCTGGGGTCCCTGTGACAACCCCAGGGGTGACCAACTCCCCTTGGTGGCCCCACGGTGCTCCCCCAGATCTGCAGTGTGCCCCGAGAAGgagccccaggaccccccaattcccccccagacccacaaTGGGCCCCGAGAAggacccccagcaccccctaACCCCCAATTGCCTCCCCCCAGACCCGCGGTGGGCCCCGAGAAGGAGCCGCGCGAGGCCGGGCGCGACGCCAAGCCGCGCTCGCTGCGCTTCACGTGGAGCATGAAGACCACGAGCTCGCTGGAGCCCGGGGAGATGCTGCGCGAGATCCGCAAGGTGCTGGACGCCAACAGCTGCCGCTGCGAGCCGCAGGAGCGCTTCGTGCTGCTCTGCGCCCACGGCGCGCCCGGCCACGACTCCTTCGTGCAGTGGGAGATGGAGGTGTGCAAGCTGCCCCGGCTCTCGCTCAACGGCGTCCGCTTCAAGCGCATCGCCGGCACCTCCATGGCCTTCAAGAACATCGCCTCCAAGGTGGCCAACGAGCTCAAGCTCTGAGCCGCGGCCCGGGCGCCGCGGCTccggggacacggacacggcgGCTCCGCGCTGGCCAAGGAGCTCCGGCTCCGAGCCACGGACACGGCGAGCCCAGAGCGCCTCCGAGGCGGCCCCGGAGCTCCGGCTCCGAGCCACGGACACGGCAGGGACGCCCGCGGGGGGACACGGGAGCGCCGGGATGGATCTGGGCATGGATGGCCCGGATGGACCTCGAGGGCGCTCCGGGACTTGGTGGGCACGGCCTGGGTGgagccaggagctcctggatgGACCTGAGATGTCCAGGATGGACCTGAGAGCCTGAGATAGGCCTGGGATGTCCAGGAGGAGCCCGGGAGCTCCTGGATGGACCTGGGGTGTCCAGGATGGATCTGGGAGCCCGGGATGGACCCGGGATGTCCAGGATTGGCCCGGGATGTCCACGAGGGACCTTCTGTGGGGTCCAGGAACATCCTAACTGGACCCGGGACCTCCAGAGGTCACCTGGCTGGACCTTGTGCGGGGTCCAGGTGTCCGTGGGGACACCCTGGATGGACCCGGGATCTCTGGAGCTCACCTGGCTGGGCCCGGGACCACCGGGACGCACCTGAGGCCGTTCTGTGGCCTCCAGGGCCCTGTGACGATGTGGGGACATCCCGGGTGGGCCTCTGGGGACAGGGCCAGGGTGCCAGGGgaccctgggagctgctggggacatCCTGGTGGCCCAGGGACCTGGGGGCATCTTCTGGGAGGGGGGAACAAGGCCGGCCtgaggacagggacacagccgGGGTGGCCCAGGGACCTCTGGGGACATCGTGGGGACATCGTGGGTGGCCCCAGAGCCCCCGGGGATGTCCCTGGTGGCCCTCGGGGACAGCCAGGGGTGGTCCGGGGCGGCGTGGGGACATCCCGGGACAGTCCGGGGGTGGCCTTAGGGGGGTGggggtgtcccctcccccccctccgTGGGGAtgtcccctgcccctcccccccttgGGACattctgtcccctccccccgcACTCAGGAAGGCcccggggggtggggggaggggcgggggcgctgctgctgccgggggTGGCTCCGGGGTGGGGGTGGGGCGGCCCcgccctcctcccctcccccacttTTGTCCTGCTGTTGCCCCGCCCCTGGGGGTGGGGACACTCCGGGGGAGGGGCCAGGcccaggccacgccccctctGCGGTGGATTTTCCAGGTTCTAATTAAAAACTTTCCAGAAAGATCCGCGGGCTCCAAGTGGTGCTGGAGGGTGAGACGGGGTCCTGCTGCAGAGCCGGGTCCggaccagtgctcccagtatgaaccagtgctcccagtccggaccagtgctcccagtctggATCGGTGCTCCCAGTACAGgacagtgctcccagtacaggacagtgctcccagtatgaaccagtgctcccagtctaggccagtgctcccagtccagaccagtgctcccagtacaggccagtgctcccagtccggaccagtgctcccagtatgaaccagtgctcccagtacaggccagtgctcccagtccggaccagtgctcccagtatgaaccagtgctcccagtccagaccagtgctcccagtccaggccagtgctcccagtctggATCGGTGCTCCCAGTACaggccagtgctcccagtatgaaccagtgctcccagtctggactagtgctcccagtacaggccagtgctcccagtctggaccagtgctcccagtacaggccagtgctcccagtccggaccagtgctcccagtacaggccagtgctcccagtacaggccagtgctcccagtccggaccagtgctcccagtactcccagtgctcccagtatgaaccagtgcaaaccagtgctcccagtgctcccagtgccccagcacGCGCAGCCGCtgtaataaaatacttttattgCCAACGgggacccccccacccccccccccgctccTCCGGCCCGGCAGGGGGCGCTCAGCGCGGGGGGGCGTGGCCAGCGGCGGGTGGGCGTGGCCTGGCGGCGGGGGCGTGGCCAGGGCGGAGCagcgggggcggggcccggccgggctggaggggcgggggcggccgcgggagcgcggggggcggggccgggggcggggccggacGCAGcagcgggggcggggccgggggtcgcgaggggggcggggccgaggAGGGGGGCGGAGTCGGGTGGGACACGCCCGTGATCTGCACCTGTGGAGAGAGGCGGGGCTGGAGTGGGCGGGGCTAAAGCTGGAGTGGGCGGGGCTGCGGCTGGGCGGGGCTGCGGCTGGAGTGGGTGGgaccaggatttggggtgggggccTGGATGGGGATGGGGCCTGGGTTTGAGAAGAGGGGGTGGGGCTTagggaggcagggctgtgtcGTGGGTGGGGCGTGGCAATTGATTGATTGGGGtgtgattgattgattgattgattggGGTGTgattgatggatggatggattgatttggggaggggtcaaTGGGGCGGATTGATTGATGGATTGATGGATTGATTGATGGATTGATTCATTGATTGATTGGGGGTCATTGATTGATTGGGGCGTgattgatggatggatggattgatttggggaggggtcatTGGAGTGGATTGATTGAtggattgattgattgattgattggGGTGGGTTCATTGTCTGGGCAGGGTGTGGGACTGCCTCTGATGTGCATCTGGGCCCAGTCCAGGATCAGGACTGGGCCCAGTCCACCCCCCCAGCCCAGGACTGGGACCAGttgccagctcagccccaccccagcccttcctcacctcctcctcctcttcctcggGCTCGGGGCGGTCCCCGGGGGGCTCCCCCTGGCCCTGGCGCTCCTGCAGGAGCCGCTCGAGGCCGAGGCGGCGCCGGGGGCCCAGCACGAAGCTCCGAACCTGCGCCGCCGTTTTGTTGCCCAGCACGGCCGCCACCGCCGGGAAGTCGCGGCCGTAGCGgcgcagggctggggacagggacacggcgCTGAGGGACCCCGGGGCCGGCGGTGGCCGCGGCGGGTGGCCTGACGAGGGGGGACACTCACCCtgcaccaccagcagctgctcgtCCGTCGTCCAGCGCGAGCTgaacctgctgctgccctgcggGTGAGCGGAGAGGTGATTTCggggggacacagctgggagctgccgggacaccgtggggacaccgtggggacaccgtggggcACACGGGGACCCACCTCGGGCGGCcgcagcccctccaggcccccGTCCAGCGCCTGCCTGAGGCCGCTGTTGATCTGCTTGATGCGCTGCACCTGCGGGGATCGAGGAGGGGGCTCACAGGGGTCCTGGGGGCgtccccgggggtgtccccgaggtgtccccgaggtgtccccgAGCCTCACCTGCCGTTTCAGGGCCACCAGCTGGCAGTCCAGCTGGCGCAGCGCCCGCGCGCCCAGGTCGGGGTTGGCCGTCACCTCGGCCACGTCCTCGCGGCTCAGGCGCATCCCGCGGGGGGGGCGGCGCCGCTGCCGCGCCGGGGGGTGGTGCCGGTACTGCGGCTCCTTGCGCGGCCCCGCCTTGGGGTAGCAGGGCTGGTAATTAGTTCAGTTTGTTAATTAGTTCCGTTACTTTAATCGGTTACTGCTGGGGAAACCCCCCCGagcacccccccgcccccacctgGAGTTGGTACATCCCGCCCCGGCCGCTGCTCTCCCGCCCCCTCCCAGCAGGGGGCGCCACCCCCGCCCCATTTCTGGGgcttttcccccaatttttggggtctcccgaccctccaccacctccccctGTTGTTTCCAGGGGTTCCTCCCCATTCCCAAagattcccccaaattttgggggtcccgcaGCCTCTTTAGAGCCCCCCCCTcaccccagctcctccctcctGGAGGGATTCACTCCGTTTTTGGGGGTCTGGCTCCTTATTTGGGGGGATTGCCCCATTCCCTCCCTTTCCTGATCACCCCACCCTTGAGcccaccccccaaatttcaccctgtgaccccccccgagccccccttGTGCCCCCCAACCTCTTTTTTGGGGTCCGGGGGCTCCACGTCCCCCTCGGGGCTGGGTCGGTGCTCGTCAGTCTCGTCGTTGCTGCGGGGCCAGAGGGGagccgggatttggggggttttgggggtttttggggattttggggggtttgggaggttttgggaggtttttgggaaagtttttggggaggttttgctaaggttttggggaggtttttggggaggttttgggaaAGTTTTTAGGGAGATTTGTGaggaggtttttggggaggttttgggaaAGTTTTGGGAAAGTTtatggggagattttgggaaggttttggggAGGCTTTGGGGCCATTTTTACAAAGGTTTTTGGAAgcttttggggaggtttttggggagattttggggcagtttttaggaaggttttggggtggtttttaggaaggttttggggtggtttttagGAAggtttttggggcggttttTAGGAGGTTTTTCAGAAGGTTTTTGGGAAGGTTTaggggggctcagggtgggattttggggggtcccgtACCTGTCGTCGCGGTCCCGGCGGCCCAGCAGGCGCCGGGCCTGGCGGTCCATGACACTGGTGCGGGACCGCGTTTTCTTCCAGGAATAATAATATTTAaccaggctggggatgagctTGTCCGGGAgctggggggcacagagggggtttgggggggcacagaggggtttgggggggcacagaggggttttggggggcacagaggggtttgggggggcacagaggggttttgggggggcacagaggggttttggggggcacagaggggtttgggggggcacagaggggtttggggggggcacagaggggtttggggggcacagaggggtttggggggcacagaggggtttgggggggcacagaggggtttgggggggcacagaggggtttggggggcacagaggggtttggggaggttttgggggggtttgggggggcacagaggggtttgggggggcacagagggggtttgggggggcacagagggggtTTGAGGAAGTGtttgaaaaaccaaaaaaaatcccaaaaaaaccccaaaaactcctcaAAAAGCCCCGAAAAGCCCCAGAAAGGCGCccgaaaaaatcccaaaaaatgccccTAAAACTCCCATTGCTCTGAGGGTGGCACTGCCGCCCTGCACCCGCCCccgggggtttttggggcgcGTTTTGGGGTGTCTCTGACCATCTGCTGGATGCGGGCGAAGCTCTTGCCGTGGAAGCTGAAGGCCTGTTCGAACAGCACTTTGTCCTCCACCGTCCACTCGTCCGGGAAGGGCGTGAAGTTGGCCAAGTCCGCCAGGGACTTCTCCACGTCGTGCTTGTGCCACAGCAGCATGCCCAGCGCCTGCCGGGCACGGCgggcgggtttggggggtcccgggggggcgGGGAGGGCATTTCAGGGTGTCCCAGTTGGgtcaggaggggtttgggggtgtcctgaggggatctgggggggtcaggaggggtttgggggcaccCTATGGGGATCTGGGGGTGCCCTGAGGGGGTCAGGAGGAGTTGGGGGGAGTCCCAGGGGGatcagggggggtttgggggtgtcccagttgggtcaggaggggtttgggggtgctccagggaagggcaagaggggtttgggggtgtcctgaggggatctgggggggtcaggaggggtttgggggtgtcctgAGGGGATCTGGGGGTGCTCTGAGGGGGTCAGGAGAtattggggggggtcccagggggatcagggggggtttgggggtgccttgagggggaaaagaggggtttgggggcaccCCATGGGGGTCAGGAGGGGTTTTGGGAACACCTCGGGGGTctcagggaggatttgggggtcccggggggatttgggggtcccggggggggatttgggggtcccgggggggggaTTTGGTGGTCCCgggggggggggatttgggggtcccgggggggggagatttgggggtcccggggggggggatttgggggtcccgggggtcgcTACCTGCTCGATGTTGTAGCCGTGCTTGTCCTTGGCCATGGCGATGTACCTGTCcactgggggggtttgggggtcaggggggggtttgggggatcaggtgggattttgggggggtcagggggtgtttggggggtcgggggggggttttgggggatcaGGGAGAAGTTCGGGGGGCAAAAAGGGGGTGTGGGAGGGTGTGGGAAGGGGTCaaagggtttttgggggttctggaGGAGTTGGGGATGAATGAAAGGGGcgatttggggtgtcccgggggggcgcgggggggggCACACCGGACGCCCCCTCCCCTTTAGGACCCCCGTTTTTGGGGGCGGGGGGCTCACGTTTGGCGTCGGACACGCAGTGGTTGGGGGCCCACACCAACATCCCCTTCAGCTCCGCGTTGCTGTAGCGGGCGGGGCTCTCTgggggggggcacgggggtcaccgggggacccccaaaccccccccgggacccccgcgggacccccgggacccccgggacccccgggacccctccccacggCTCCGTACCTGGTTTGCAGTCGGGAATCACCGCCTGGTAGTCGGCCCCCACCCGGATCATACTGTCTGCggcgggaggggcgcggggctTTACCGGGGGGGGGGTCCGCACCGACCCCCGGACCCCCCTCAGCACCGGGGGGCCCGGCCGAGCCCCCCCCGGCGGGAACAAAGCGGCGGCCGCGCACACGCGGTTGGCccggggacaatggggacaatggggacaatggggacgGGGCTTTGttcgcccccagccccaaaatgtccccGCGGGGGGggcgccccctccccaaatccccgcgGTGTTCCCgttattttgggggggtgggCGCACCGGGGGATGTCCCGGGGGGCGTTTTTGGGGTTGATTATTTGGGGGGGGGTCGCTCACCGTGGCCGTGCTCGTCCTCGCTGGCCTCGTCCTCCGAGGGGGGGGGTCCCGCGGCGCCCCCGGcccgggagcggctccgggaCAGGATCGCCGGGGGCTTCTCCATCACCGCCGGCATCGCCACCGGAGCCACCGGAGCCCCACCGGAGCCCCCcgcccaaaccccccccaaaccggggggtcccgggaggggCGTGGGAATTCGGGGCGGGCCCGGGGTGGGGGGgtctggaatttggggggggtcccgagCCCGCCGAGCTCGCACAaagcgccgccgccgccgccgccggtgcCGAAGTAGTTCCAGCGGCCTCAGCAcggcccccccgccccccgtaGCCCTCCGCGccaccgggggcaccggggggggatgtggggcagggatgtggggtCGTTCCGGGCTCTCCGGTACCGGTTTGACCCGTACTGAGCTCTCCGGTACCGGTTTGACCCATTTGGAGCTCTCCGGTACCGGTGTAACCCGTACCAAGCTCTCCGGTACCGGTTTAACCCGTACCAAGCTCTCCGGTACCGTTTTTAACCCGTTCCGGACCGTTCCGGACTCTCCGGTACCGGTTTGACCCATTTGGAGCTCTCCGGTACCGGTGTAACCCGTACTAAGCTCTCCGGTACCGGTTTGACCTTTTTGGAGCTCTCCGGTACGGGTTTTAACCTGTACTGAGCTGTCCGGTACCAGTGTAACCCGTACCAAGCTCTCCGGTACCGTTTTTTAACCCGTTCCGGACCGTTCCGGACTCTCCGGTACCGTTTTTAACCCGTTCCGGACTCTCCGGTATCGGTTTAACTCGTACCAAGCTCTCCGGTACCGGTGTAACCCGTTTGGAGCTCTCCGGTACCGGTGTAACCCGTACCAAACTCTCCGGTACCGTTTTTAACCCGTTCCGGACTCTCCGGTACCGGTTTAACCCGTACCAAGCTCTCCGGTACCGGTTTAACGCGTTCCGGACCGTTCCGGACTCTCCGGTACCGGTTTTGACCCCGCCCCCAATGaaggccccgccccctcagcGCAATGGGCGTGGCCTCCTGCGTCCCCGCCCACTCTGCTCTCAGCCAATCAGCGCCGAGCCGCCTtcgcgccccgcgccgccgccacgcgcccgctccgccccgcccaTCCCGCACgcgcggcggccccgcccccttcGCCCCGTCCCTTTCCCCCTCCGCGCCTGCGCATTGGCCGCCGGCCGCGGGCTCGCGCGCTCTGCGACCCCCCCCCTTATAAATAGCGCGCCCCCCGCGCGCGCCCCCTCAGAAGctccgcgccccccgccccgtcCGCAGCCGTCGCCGCCGCCATCATGGGGGTGAGCGGAGCCGCGCAGCGCTCGGGGGGGCTCGGCCTGAGGGGAAGTTGTGCAGGGGTGGGGCCTGCGAGGCGCCGCTGAGCGGATTTGGGGCCGCCTGAGCGGGTGGAGGTCGGCGCGAGGGAATTTGGGGTCGTCTCGGAGGGTTGGAGGTCGCCGCGAGGCCTTCCGGGGGTTCTGTGACCGCGTTTGGGACCCTCTCAGAAGATGGGGAGGCTCTTTGGGATAGTACAGCGCTCCTACGGCGGGATTTGGGGACTGGGGGCTCCTATGTGGAGATTTGGGACTTTCCGTGAGGTTCTGGGGTTGTTTGAGGTCAAGCTCTTGGGAAGATGCTTGTGCCTCTGCCAGGGGTCTGGATGCTGCTGGGAAGAAATTGGGACTTTTTGGGCTCTCGGAGGCTCTTGAGGCTTTTGTGAGGGTTTTAGAAGCTTTCGTGAGCATTTGAGGTTCCCACGGCAAAATGCGGGAttttctgaggggatttggggctccctgaggggaattggggctgttttgggaggatttggggctgggctTCCCCAGACTCCTCCCGTGATGTCCCATCCAACCACCTGCTGCAAAATTCCCGTGTTTTCCCCCCAGAATGGCCCTAAAGTGGAGATTTTAGCATCCATatcctggccagcagcaggtgctggctGCTCCAACCCCCAAAACACTTTTAATTCCCCCACACCCAGTGACAGATGAGTTTTTGAGGGACATTTAccctgtccccctccccaccctgctgcttttct encodes the following:
- the LOC140681076 gene encoding REST corepressor 2-like isoform X2; this encodes MGQTGTGESGTVRNGLKTVPESLVRVKPVPESLVRVTPVPESSKWVKPVPESSVRVKPVPESPERPHIPAPHPPPVPPVARRATGGGGAVLRPLELLRHRRRRRRRFVRARRARDPPQIPDPPTPGPPRIPTPLPGPPGLGGVWAGGSGGAPVAPVAMPAVMEKPPAILSRSRSRAGGAAGPPPSEDEASEDEHGHDSMIRVGADYQAVIPDCKPESPARYSNAELKGMLVWAPNHCVSDAKLDRYIAMAKDKHGYNIEQALGMLLWHKHDVEKSLADLANFTPFPDEWTVEDKVLFEQAFSFHGKSFARIQQMLPDKLIPSLVKYYYSWKKTRSRTSVMDRQARRLLGRRDRDDSNDETDEHRPSPEGDVEPPDPKKEPCYPKAGPRKEPQYRHHPPARQRRRPPRGMRLSREDVAEVTANPDLGARALRQLDCQLVALKRQVQRIKQINSGLRQALDGGLEGLRPPEGSSRFSSRWTTDEQLLVVQALRRYGRDFPAVAAVLGNKTAAQVRSFVLGPRRRLGLERLLQERQGQGEPPGDRPEPEEEEEEVQITGVSHPTPPPSSAPPPSRPPAPPPLLRPAPPPAPPPALPRPPPPLQPGRAPPPLLRPGHAPAARPRPPAAGHAPPR
- the LOC140681076 gene encoding REST corepressor 2-like isoform X1 produces the protein MGQTGTGESGTVRNGLKTVPESLVRVKPVPESLVRVTPVPESSKWVKPVPESSVRVKPVPESPERPHIPAPHPPPVPPVARRATGGGGAVLRPLELLRHRRRRRRRFVRARRARDPPQIPDPPTPGPPRIPTPLPGPPGLGGVWAGGSGGAPVAPVAMPAVMEKPPAILSRSRSRAGGAAGPPPSEDEASEDEHGHDSMIRVGADYQAVIPDCKPESPARYSNAELKGMLVWAPNHCVSDAKLDRYIAMAKDKHGYNIEQALGMLLWHKHDVEKSLADLANFTPFPDEWTVEDKVLFEQAFSFHGKSFARIQQMLPDKLIPSLVKYYYSWKKTRSRTSVMDRQARRLLGRRDRDDSNDETDEHRPSPEGDVEPPDPKKEPCYPKAGPRKEPQYRHHPPARQRRRPPRGMRLSREDVAEVTANPDLGARALRQLDCQLVALKRQVQRIKQINSGLRQALDGGLEGLRPPEGSSRFSSRWTTDEQLLVVQGECPPSSGHPPRPPPAPGSLSAVSLSPALRRYGRDFPAVAAVLGNKTAAQVRSFVLGPRRRLGLERLLQERQGQGEPPGDRPEPEEEEEEVQITGVSHPTPPPSSAPPPSRPPAPPPLLRPAPPPAPPPALPRPPPPLQPGRAPPPLLRPGHAPAARPRPPAAGHAPPR